One part of the Leptolyngbya sp. CCY15150 genome encodes these proteins:
- a CDS encoding SUMF1/EgtB/PvdO family nonheme iron enzyme, with amino-acid sequence MTRNWAICIGINDYYNLQPLQYAVQDAIAVRDFFLTTVKFEQVFYFADDSPPIQTPRGEMRSLPTFGNLKRFFRERFQQPFLETGDNFWFFFAGHGELHEGHDYLMPIDVDPGNIAETALRVSDVTACLRNCGADNTILLLDACRSQGRRQGTGLGTEEQQGMVTIYSCSPREASYELEALGHGSFTHALLEGLTLQGANNCATVERLNLHLRYQVPNLNARHGKPKQTPYTAVEPLSKNYLILLPEQATVQDVLTLKSEAQDAELNNQLDLAKQLWIRVLGASRADLQAITALERIALKRVREFSSPKPTSSVAGQRSQERASTPVVEFEVATLEIAPGLFGLGTKLVRQTRQGRTEYRQESLGQGVTLDLMLMPSGTFTMGSPDGEGYKDEQPQHSVTIASFWMGKYPVTQSQWRTVSALPRIERDLDVDPASFKGDNRPVEKVSWYDAVEFCQRLSKHTEREYRLPSEAEWEYACRAGTTTPFYVGPTITTDLANYNGNYTYSNGSTGIYREETTEVGSFPANAFGLYDMHGNVWEWCLDHWHDTYQDAPTDGSAWVAGGDNALRVLRGGSWSGNPRNCRSANRGWFGPGGRYNYVGFRVVVSSAWALS; translated from the coding sequence ATGACCAGAAACTGGGCCATCTGCATTGGTATTAACGATTACTACAACCTCCAGCCGCTTCAGTATGCGGTGCAGGATGCGATCGCTGTGCGAGATTTTTTTCTCACCACGGTCAAGTTCGAGCAGGTCTTTTACTTTGCCGATGATTCGCCGCCCATCCAGACGCCTCGGGGAGAGATGCGATCGCTGCCCACGTTTGGCAACCTGAAGCGCTTTTTTCGGGAACGGTTTCAGCAACCGTTTTTGGAGACGGGGGACAATTTTTGGTTTTTCTTTGCCGGCCATGGCGAACTGCATGAGGGCCACGACTACCTGATGCCCATTGATGTGGATCCGGGCAATATTGCCGAAACGGCTCTGCGGGTGAGTGATGTGACCGCCTGTCTGCGCAACTGCGGAGCGGATAATACAATTTTGCTGTTGGATGCCTGCCGCAGCCAGGGTCGCCGTCAGGGGACGGGTCTGGGAACGGAGGAGCAGCAGGGGATGGTGACGATCTATAGCTGTAGCCCTCGGGAAGCGTCCTATGAACTTGAGGCGCTGGGGCACGGTTCCTTTACCCATGCGCTGCTAGAGGGACTGACGCTTCAAGGGGCGAACAATTGCGCCACGGTGGAACGGTTGAACCTGCATCTGCGGTATCAGGTGCCGAACCTGAATGCCCGGCATGGCAAGCCAAAGCAGACGCCCTATACGGCCGTGGAGCCGCTGTCGAAGAATTATCTAATCTTGCTGCCAGAGCAGGCGACGGTGCAGGATGTGCTGACGCTGAAATCGGAAGCGCAGGATGCGGAGCTGAATAATCAGCTTGACTTGGCGAAACAGCTTTGGATTCGGGTGCTGGGAGCATCAAGGGCAGATCTTCAAGCTATTACTGCACTAGAGCGAATTGCTCTAAAGCGGGTTCGTGAATTCAGTTCTCCCAAGCCAACTTCCTCAGTAGCCGGACAGCGTAGCCAAGAGCGTGCTTCTACCCCCGTGGTTGAATTTGAGGTAGCAACGCTCGAAATTGCTCCAGGATTGTTTGGCTTGGGAACTAAGCTAGTCCGCCAGACTCGTCAGGGTCGCACTGAGTACCGTCAAGAATCGTTAGGTCAAGGGGTGACGCTAGATCTGATGTTGATGCCTAGCGGTACGTTTACTATGGGTTCTCCTGATGGTGAGGGATACAAGGACGAACAGCCCCAGCATTCAGTCACTATTGCGTCCTTTTGGATGGGCAAATATCCCGTGACCCAGAGTCAATGGCGTACTGTCTCAGCCCTGCCTAGGATCGAACGTGATCTTGATGTCGATCCAGCCAGCTTTAAGGGGGACAATCGCCCGGTGGAGAAAGTGAGCTGGTATGATGCGGTGGAATTTTGCCAGAGACTGTCAAAGCATACGGAGCGAGAGTATCGCCTGCCCAGTGAAGCCGAGTGGGAATATGCCTGTCGGGCTGGGACTACAACGCCATTTTATGTTGGCCCAACGATCACCACAGATTTAGCGAATTATAACGGCAACTATACCTATAGCAATGGTTCGACGGGAATCTATCGAGAAGAAACAACCGAGGTCGGCAGCTTCCCGGCTAACGCCTTTGGCCTGTACGATATGCATGGCAATGTTTGGGAGTGGTGCCTCGATCACTGGCATGATACGTATCAAGATGCTCCAACTGACGGCAGTGCTTGGGTGGCGGGTGGCGATAATGCTTTGAGAGTGCTGCGGGGCGGTTCGTGGAGCGGCAATCCGAGGAACTGCCGCTCGGCGAATCGTGGTTGGTTCGGTCCGGGCGGCAGGTACAACTACGTCGGGTTTCGGGTTGTCGTCTCCTCGGCGTGGGCTCTTTCATAG
- a CDS encoding PAS domain S-box protein: MNDAVGFQKPCTTSPGCSTCVRTFETCLSWDHLVNAVALRIRQTLELRAILQTTVDEVHQLLGCDRVLLYRFEPDWSGRVVVESVSEPQWSVVDRVVHDPCFESSWLEPYQEKRYFAVEDIAKANLTPCHAEFLASFQVQANLVIPILKENTLWGLLIAHHCQAPRPWQDVEIEGLQLLAMQVGIAIHQAALIDQLKIANTTLEADVAARTRELAQVNQALEAANQKLEDANRTLRAVNQKLIAKIQERNQVAAEVIQREAFLQQVLNSLFAFVGVMTPDGILVESNQALLDMAGLTRDDVIGKPFADAYWWAYSSEAQATIRSAIEAANQGTMTHFDIPVQMQGGQLITIDFALKPLRHPRTGEITHLIPSGVDISDRLQAEGDRTRLLNMLEASLNEIYLFNADTLKFEYVNQGGLRNLGYSLEQLQQMTAVDIKPDLTLPEFETLITPLRRQEVAKMNFESVHQRSDGSRYPVDVHLQLTHHGAESRFLAVILDITERQQATADRLRDQARLQQLGAIVASSQDAIISKTSDGIVTSWNHAAEAIFGYTAAEIIGQPITAIIPPDHRDEAAQILARIRQGQRVKTYETQRRHQDGHLVDVSLTVSPIYGENGAVVGASKIARDITAQKRDERLRQQAESALRASQDRFQRFMDNAPLLSWIVSREGRVEYGNEAWFTFVGQSKTAALGQVIADLFPPEFAQTYRQANQQVLDTGQVVETIEPGTAPDGTLHTFLVRKFPVYTEGQVTAVGGIAIDITDQQQAETLIRDQAETLRIFYDTSPLLMGLVEISDHDILHLSDNPAALSFFGLTAAALANHWASEVGLPAEVIQLWLTHYRQSQQQQRPVQFDYTHITPADQHNLLVTVSFVGQGNDDRPRCSYIVQDLTEKKQLEREKAKAITRLHDSEQRYASLVAAVPVGIFRTDANGHCIYTNQRWEQLAGLTQQEALGEGWAQALYPDDREAVFSTWTQAAQQGRPFELEYRFQSTDGTVSWVYGQAVAEYNAAGDLLGYVGTITDITEHKQIETERQQAQQTEQELSLLEQILNIVLAGYWDWHIADDEEYLSPGFKQMLGYADHELINSPQTWQDLIFPEDLPVVLEQFNRHVQSHGTEPYYNEVRYRHKEGSTVWILCSGQVIDWDDAGNPLRMIGCHIDITQRQQAEESLRQSEATNRALIQAIPDFLVRMRQDGVQIDVINTGNVHCLGLEDEDPIKGHSVLDIMPTDIGQERIHLAQIAISTGQPQKQEYSFTQNHQTYYEEARISPLSDSEVLVMVRDITSRKQAEIQLQNLSTRLTLAVQSAQIGIWEWDVVTDTLLWDDRMLQIYGLAPEDFSGHQQDFKNRLHPDDAATVQAQSEQCLADPKNHSCDIQYRIVWSDGSVHWVQSGAKIQRNEHGEAQRLIGVNFDITSIKQSAQDLKQAKDQLELVLQASSEGFWDWDITTNDVYFSPRWKEMLGYGDHELDNTFEMWDSVIFEADRIAALQLVEDYNSGQVDQFKTVQRFRHKEGSTVFVLSRAIHLKDADGQVVRMVGSHLDISDNKRQELALQESEARYRNIIETTLEGVWILDADSKTTFVNQRMAEMLGYDIETMQHQSFLDFMTPDDQVTAQDYFARRQEGIQEQHSFKFLRQDGSDLWTLISGTPIFDQEGVWQGVIGLLTDITPLINTQEALKQSELQLSGILNSSLDGVMAFRSLRDDQGQIVDFAWTLSNPTACQSVNKPLHELIGQRMLDVLPGNRTDGLFDLYIQVVETGTPVRRQFHYQHDGLDTWFENIAVPLGDGFAVTFRDISAVKASEQALQQVNSAMEVHLRELRQRNDEMLMLSETSDFLQACRTLEEACAVISTLVQPMFPNCSGSFHITCASRNRVEAVVRWGDSLHSLADFQPHDCWALRRGRWHSITPDRQGLYCNHIKDAPPDLVTLCIPMIAQGETLGMFYLSTKRPEGLPLPKQQLARTVAEQVGLAIANLNLRETLQNQSIRDALTGLFNRRYLEESLQAEIARAQRHQYPTAVVMIDVDHFKVFNDTHGHDAGDFVLKAIAQVIGDHIRGSDIACRYGGEELTLVLPETSLIDALAKAEKIRDAIHHLSLSYGGRTLENLTVSLGVAVFPDHGTTGGAVIQSADAALYRAKAAGRNQVITAEGKYEMH; this comes from the coding sequence ATGAATGACGCAGTCGGGTTCCAAAAGCCTTGTACGACAAGCCCAGGATGCTCTACGTGTGTTCGTACCTTCGAGACCTGTCTCTCCTGGGATCACCTGGTTAACGCGGTTGCCCTGCGCATCCGTCAGACCCTAGAGCTGAGGGCAATCCTGCAGACGACGGTGGATGAAGTGCATCAGCTGCTGGGGTGCGATCGCGTCTTACTCTACCGGTTCGAACCCGATTGGAGCGGTCGTGTGGTGGTCGAGTCTGTCTCTGAGCCCCAGTGGTCGGTGGTTGATCGGGTAGTTCACGATCCCTGCTTTGAATCCAGCTGGCTAGAACCCTACCAGGAGAAACGCTATTTCGCTGTCGAAGATATTGCTAAAGCCAACCTCACCCCCTGCCATGCCGAGTTTTTAGCCAGCTTTCAGGTGCAGGCCAATCTGGTGATTCCCATCCTAAAGGAGAATACTCTCTGGGGCCTGCTAATTGCCCACCACTGTCAGGCTCCCCGCCCCTGGCAGGATGTGGAGATCGAAGGGCTACAACTGCTGGCGATGCAGGTGGGCATTGCCATTCACCAGGCAGCATTGATTGACCAACTGAAAATTGCAAACACCACCCTAGAAGCCGACGTCGCGGCTCGCACCCGCGAACTGGCCCAGGTCAACCAGGCTCTGGAAGCAGCCAATCAAAAGTTGGAAGACGCCAACCGTACCCTGCGAGCGGTGAATCAAAAGCTGATTGCCAAGATTCAAGAGCGTAATCAGGTGGCGGCTGAGGTGATTCAGCGTGAAGCCTTTTTACAACAGGTGCTCAACAGTCTGTTTGCCTTTGTGGGGGTGATGACCCCCGACGGTATTTTAGTGGAATCCAACCAGGCTCTCCTAGACATGGCTGGTCTCACCCGCGACGATGTGATTGGTAAACCCTTTGCCGACGCCTACTGGTGGGCCTACTCTTCCGAAGCCCAGGCCACCATTCGATCGGCTATTGAAGCTGCGAACCAGGGAACCATGACGCACTTTGATATTCCGGTGCAGATGCAGGGCGGTCAGCTCATCACCATCGACTTCGCCCTGAAGCCGCTACGACACCCCAGGACAGGAGAAATTACCCACCTGATTCCCTCTGGGGTGGATATTAGCGATCGCCTCCAGGCCGAGGGCGATCGCACCCGCCTGCTCAACATGCTCGAAGCCAGCCTGAACGAAATTTACCTGTTCAATGCCGACACGTTGAAATTTGAGTACGTCAACCAGGGGGGGCTGCGCAACCTGGGCTACAGCCTAGAGCAACTGCAGCAGATGACCGCCGTTGATATCAAACCAGACCTGACGTTGCCAGAGTTTGAAACCCTGATCACCCCCCTGCGCCGCCAGGAAGTCGCCAAAATGAACTTCGAAAGCGTCCATCAACGGTCAGACGGCAGCCGTTACCCGGTGGATGTGCACCTGCAGTTAACCCATCACGGGGCTGAGTCACGCTTTTTAGCCGTGATTCTGGACATAACCGAGCGCCAGCAGGCCACCGCCGACCGCTTACGAGACCAGGCTCGGCTGCAACAGCTTGGGGCGATCGTGGCGTCGTCGCAAGATGCCATTATCAGCAAAACGTCCGATGGCATCGTCACCAGTTGGAACCACGCCGCCGAAGCCATCTTTGGCTACACCGCCGCAGAGATAATCGGCCAGCCAATTACCGCCATCATTCCCCCTGATCATCGGGATGAGGCCGCCCAAATTCTGGCGCGGATTCGCCAGGGTCAGCGAGTCAAAACCTACGAAACCCAGCGGCGACACCAAGATGGGCACCTCGTGGATGTCTCCCTCACCGTCTCGCCGATTTATGGCGAAAACGGTGCAGTCGTCGGGGCCTCAAAAATTGCCCGCGACATTACCGCCCAAAAGCGCGATGAACGCCTGCGCCAGCAAGCTGAAAGCGCCCTGAGAGCTAGCCAGGATCGTTTTCAGCGCTTTATGGACAATGCCCCCCTGCTGAGCTGGATCGTCAGCCGCGAGGGGCGGGTTGAATACGGCAACGAGGCCTGGTTTACCTTTGTGGGGCAGAGCAAAACAGCGGCCCTGGGTCAGGTCATTGCCGATCTATTCCCGCCCGAGTTTGCCCAGACCTATCGGCAGGCCAACCAACAGGTATTAGACACTGGGCAGGTGGTTGAAACCATCGAACCGGGCACAGCCCCCGATGGCACCCTCCATACTTTTCTGGTGCGGAAGTTCCCGGTGTATACCGAGGGGCAAGTCACCGCAGTTGGCGGGATCGCCATCGACATTACTGACCAGCAACAGGCCGAAACCCTGATTCGTGACCAGGCCGAAACCCTGCGAATTTTTTACGACACCTCGCCGCTGCTGATGGGGCTGGTGGAAATTTCCGATCATGACATTCTCCATCTGTCCGACAATCCGGCAGCGCTTTCCTTTTTTGGACTGACCGCCGCCGCCTTGGCCAACCATTGGGCCAGCGAGGTAGGGTTACCGGCTGAGGTGATCCAACTTTGGCTGACACACTATCGCCAGAGCCAACAGCAGCAGCGCCCGGTACAGTTCGATTACACCCACATCACGCCGGCCGATCAACACAATCTGCTGGTGACGGTGTCCTTTGTGGGTCAGGGCAACGATGACCGCCCCCGTTGCTCCTACATCGTGCAAGACCTGACGGAGAAAAAGCAGCTGGAGCGCGAAAAAGCCAAAGCCATAACACGCCTCCATGATAGTGAGCAACGCTACGCCAGCTTAGTAGCAGCGGTGCCCGTAGGCATTTTCCGTACTGATGCCAATGGCCACTGCATCTACACCAATCAACGGTGGGAACAGCTTGCCGGGTTAACCCAGCAAGAGGCCCTGGGGGAAGGATGGGCACAGGCGCTTTACCCCGATGATCGGGAAGCCGTGTTTAGTACCTGGACCCAAGCAGCCCAGCAGGGAAGACCGTTTGAACTGGAATACCGTTTCCAGTCTACGGATGGCACGGTGTCATGGGTGTATGGACAGGCCGTGGCCGAGTACAACGCCGCTGGCGATCTATTAGGCTATGTTGGCACCATCACCGATATTACCGAACACAAACAGATTGAAACCGAGCGGCAGCAGGCCCAACAGACCGAGCAAGAATTGAGCCTGCTGGAGCAAATTTTAAACATCGTGCTGGCGGGTTACTGGGACTGGCATATCGCTGATGATGAGGAATATTTGAGTCCTGGCTTTAAGCAAATGCTGGGTTACGCAGACCACGAGCTGATTAATTCTCCCCAGACCTGGCAAGACCTGATCTTTCCAGAAGATCTGCCGGTGGTACTGGAACAGTTCAACCGCCACGTCCAGAGCCACGGCACAGAGCCTTACTACAACGAGGTGCGCTATCGCCATAAAGAGGGTTCTACCGTTTGGATTCTTTGCTCAGGGCAGGTGATCGACTGGGATGACGCGGGCAACCCTCTACGGATGATTGGCTGCCATATTGATATCACCCAGCGTCAACAGGCCGAAGAATCCCTACGGCAGAGCGAAGCAACCAATCGCGCCTTAATTCAGGCCATTCCCGACTTTTTAGTCCGGATGCGGCAGGATGGCGTGCAGATCGATGTCATCAATACTGGCAATGTGCACTGCTTAGGTCTTGAAGACGAAGACCCCATTAAGGGGCACAGCGTTCTCGACATTATGCCTACTGACATCGGCCAGGAACGTATTCATCTGGCACAAATCGCCATCTCTACCGGACAGCCGCAAAAACAAGAATATTCCTTTACCCAAAACCACCAAACCTACTACGAAGAAGCCCGCATCTCGCCGCTTTCAGACAGTGAAGTGCTGGTGATGGTGCGGGACATTACTAGCCGCAAACAAGCTGAAATCCAACTGCAAAATCTATCCACCCGGCTCACACTGGCCGTACAGTCGGCCCAAATCGGCATCTGGGAGTGGGATGTTGTCACCGACACCCTGCTCTGGGATGACCGTATGCTCCAGATTTACGGCCTCGCTCCAGAGGACTTTTCTGGCCACCAACAGGACTTCAAAAACCGCCTCCATCCCGACGATGCCGCCACGGTGCAGGCCCAGAGCGAACAATGTCTAGCTGACCCGAAGAACCACAGTTGCGACATTCAGTACCGCATTGTGTGGTCTGACGGTTCAGTCCATTGGGTGCAGTCTGGTGCCAAAATTCAGCGGAACGAGCACGGAGAGGCCCAGCGGCTAATTGGTGTCAACTTCGATATCACCTCCATCAAACAATCTGCCCAGGATCTAAAACAGGCCAAAGACCAGCTAGAACTGGTGCTGCAAGCCTCCTCCGAAGGCTTCTGGGATTGGGATATCACCACCAACGACGTCTACTTCTCCCCCCGGTGGAAAGAGATGCTCGGCTATGGCGACCATGAACTTGACAATACCTTTGAGATGTGGGATTCGGTCATTTTTGAAGCAGACCGCATCGCGGCCCTACAACTGGTCGAAGACTACAACAGCGGCCAAGTAGACCAATTTAAAACGGTGCAGCGGTTCCGCCACAAAGAGGGCTCGACGGTTTTCGTTCTGTCCCGCGCCATCCACCTGAAGGATGCCGATGGCCAGGTGGTACGCATGGTGGGCAGCCATCTCGATATATCCGACAACAAACGCCAGGAACTAGCCCTGCAGGAGAGCGAGGCCCGCTACCGCAATATCATCGAAACTACCCTGGAGGGGGTCTGGATACTGGATGCTGACAGTAAGACCACCTTTGTCAACCAGCGCATGGCGGAGATGTTAGGCTATGACATCGAAACGATGCAGCACCAGTCGTTCTTAGATTTCATGACCCCTGACGATCAAGTCACGGCCCAAGACTATTTCGCGCGCCGCCAGGAGGGAATCCAGGAACAACATTCCTTCAAATTTCTCCGTCAAGACGGTTCTGATCTGTGGACCCTGATTTCGGGAACGCCTATCTTTGATCAAGAAGGTGTATGGCAAGGGGTGATTGGGCTATTAACAGATATTACGCCCCTGATTAACACCCAAGAGGCCCTAAAACAGTCGGAACTTCAGCTCAGCGGCATCTTGAATAGCTCCCTCGATGGCGTTATGGCCTTCCGTTCCCTTCGCGATGACCAGGGCCAGATTGTTGACTTTGCGTGGACGTTGAGTAACCCCACCGCCTGCCAGTCTGTCAACAAACCCCTGCATGAGTTAATCGGTCAACGAATGCTGGACGTTTTACCCGGCAACCGCACCGATGGGCTATTTGACCTTTATATTCAGGTAGTTGAAACGGGAACCCCCGTCCGGCGGCAGTTTCACTATCAGCACGATGGCCTTGATACCTGGTTTGAAAATATTGCCGTTCCGCTGGGCGATGGATTTGCCGTCACCTTCCGCGACATCTCGGCGGTTAAAGCCTCTGAGCAAGCCCTACAGCAGGTCAACAGTGCCATGGAAGTCCACCTCAGGGAGCTGCGTCAGCGCAATGATGAAATGCTGATGCTGAGCGAAACCAGCGACTTTTTGCAGGCCTGCCGCACCCTCGAAGAAGCCTGTGCGGTGATCTCAACCCTGGTACAGCCTATGTTTCCCAATTGCTCCGGCAGTTTCCATATCACCTGCGCATCTCGCAATCGCGTCGAAGCCGTAGTCCGCTGGGGAGATAGCCTCCACTCCCTTGCCGATTTTCAGCCCCACGATTGCTGGGCTCTACGACGGGGCCGGTGGCACAGCATCACTCCCGACCGGCAAGGTTTGTACTGCAACCACATTAAGGACGCACCGCCCGACCTCGTTACCCTGTGCATCCCCATGATCGCCCAGGGAGAAACCCTGGGGATGTTTTACCTCAGCACTAAGCGTCCCGAAGGGTTGCCCCTACCCAAACAGCAACTAGCCCGCACGGTAGCAGAGCAGGTGGGTCTGGCGATCGCTAACCTGAACTTGCGCGAAACTCTACAAAATCAGAGTATTCGTGATGCCCTAACGGGGCTTTTCAACCGCCGTTACCTAGAAGAATCCCTACAGGCTGAGATCGCCCGCGCCCAGCGACATCAATACCCGACCGCTGTGGTCATGATCGATGTTGACCATTTCAAGGTCTTTAATGATACCCATGGGCACGATGCCGGAGATTTCGTTTTGAAGGCAATTGCCCAGGTGATCGGAGACCACATCCGTGGGTCTGACATTGCTTGCCGCTATGGCGGTGAGGAACTCACCTTGGTCCTCCCTGAAACCTCCCTCATAGATGCCCTGGCTAAAGCCGAGAAAATTCGTGACGCCATCCATCACCTCAGCCTGTCCTATGGAGGGCGAACGTTGGAAAATCTTACGGTCTCCTTAGGAGTAGCCGTTTTCCCCGATCACGGCACAACTGGGGGAGCGGTGATTCAATCAGCTGATGCGGCCCTATACCGGGCTAAGGCAGCAGGACGAAATCAAGTGATCACGGCTGAGGGTAAGTATGAGATGCACTGA
- a CDS encoding GUN4 domain-containing protein — MTAVQDHLPTSIDELQAQLESSSLPKQLQQLSDIAAAGEPGLSLFMDFLRDRPPSDRPSEVIIRGTMYQYLVADRRDTTQAFLQQHLPDGVVALESDRSIDYRPLQQLLAQQDFEEADRVTLQKMCELSGETAIARKWLYFTEVDGFPISDLCTIDRLWLAHSQGKFGFSVQRELWLGSGKNWDVLWSKIGWRTEKLWTRYPNEFTWDLSAPRGHLPLTNQLRGVRVMAALMKHPAWSDR, encoded by the coding sequence ATGACTGCTGTGCAAGATCATCTTCCCACCTCCATAGACGAACTCCAGGCTCAGCTAGAGTCTTCCAGCCTACCCAAGCAACTGCAACAGCTCAGCGATATTGCCGCCGCCGGTGAGCCAGGGTTGTCGCTGTTTATGGACTTTTTGCGCGATCGCCCTCCCAGCGATCGCCCCTCTGAAGTGATCATCCGAGGCACCATGTATCAATACCTGGTGGCCGATCGCCGCGACACCACCCAAGCTTTCCTTCAGCAGCACTTGCCCGACGGCGTCGTGGCCCTAGAGAGCGATCGCTCCATCGACTACCGTCCTCTGCAACAGCTTCTGGCCCAGCAAGACTTTGAAGAAGCCGATCGGGTGACGCTGCAAAAAATGTGTGAACTATCAGGCGAAACAGCGATCGCCCGTAAATGGCTCTATTTCACCGAAGTGGATGGTTTCCCGATCAGCGATCTTTGCACCATCGATCGCCTGTGGCTGGCCCATTCCCAAGGTAAATTTGGCTTCTCGGTGCAGCGAGAGCTATGGCTGGGCAGCGGCAAAAACTGGGATGTTCTCTGGTCAAAAATTGGCTGGCGTACGGAGAAACTCTGGACGCGCTATCCCAATGAATTCACCTGGGATCTATCTGCCCCCCGCGGCCACTTGCCGCTCACGAACCAGTTGCGCGGTGTGCGGGTGATGGCAGCGTTGATGAAACATCCCGCATGGAGCGATCGCTAG